TGACGTGTTGCTCTTCGGGAACGCCGAAGATGCGCTGGAGGCCTTTGTCGCCGACGGTCCGGCACTGCTGCTGCTCGACTGGATGCTGCCCGGGATGTCGGGGCTTGAGCTGTGCCGGAAGATCCGCGCCCATCCCAGAGGCCGCAATGCCTACATCGTGATCGTAACCGCTCGCAGCGAACCCGAAGACTTGCGAGAGGGCCTTGATGCCGGTGCCGACGATTACATCACCAAGCCGGTGAGTGCATCGTTTCTGGACCTGCGCATCAGTGTTGCCGAGCGGCAATTGCAGTATCTCATCGAACGCAACCGGATCGACGATGCGTTGCGCGAGAGCCAGGAACGCTACGCACTTGCCGCGCGGGGCTCGAACGATGCGCTCTGGGACTGGAATCTCGAAACCGACGACTTCTATGTCTCTGACCGGTGGCTTGAAACGCTCGGGATGGACAAGGGGGCACTGAGGCCCGTGCCGTCCGAGTGGCTCGACCGTATCCATGAAGACGATGTGGAGCGCGTGCGCGCAGAACTCGACGCGCACATCGCAGGCGATACGTCCTTCTTCGAGAGCGAATACCGCATCATGGGCGGCGACGGGCGTTATCGCTGGATCCTCTCGCGGGGGATGGTGATTCGCGATGCCTCCGGTCATGCCACGCGCATTGCGGGCTCCCATACCGACCTGACCCGCCGGGGCGTGCACGATGCGCTGACGGGCCTGCCCAACCGGGCGCTGTTTATCGAGCGCCTCAGCGTAGTGATCGACGCCAACCGCAAGCGCGGCGACGCGCCCTACGGCCTGCTCTTTATCGATCTCGACCGCTTCAAGATGGTCAACGACAGCTTCGGACACCACGTGGGCGATCAGCTCCTTGTTGCGGTGGCACAGGTACTCAAGGAATGCGTTCGACCGGGCGATCAGGTCGCGCGCTTTGGCGGCGACGAATTCGTGATCCTGCTCGAGAAACTCTACGATCCCACCGATGCCTGCAAGGTGGCCGACCGCATCGCGGCAAAGCTGGCCGAGCCGCTGCATCTGGACGGCAAGGAAATCTATGCCTCGACCAGCGTGGGGATCGTGCTCGGGGAAAGTCACTACAAGAATGCGCAGGAAATCATCCGCGACGCCGATACGGCGATGTACCGCGCCAAGGCGATCGGCGGCAATCGCTTCCGCGTGTTCGAGCCCTACATGCGCGAGGCGGCAGTGGCGCGGATGAATCTGGCCATGGA
The sequence above is a segment of the Chrysiogenia bacterium genome. Coding sequences within it:
- a CDS encoding EAL domain-containing protein, translating into MKTFVIDDDEASRLLFERVIKARGHDVLLFGNAEDALEAFVADGPALLLLDWMLPGMSGLELCRKIRAHPRGRNAYIVIVTARSEPEDLREGLDAGADDYITKPVSASFLDLRISVAERQLQYLIERNRIDDALRESQERYALAARGSNDALWDWNLETDDFYVSDRWLETLGMDKGALRPVPSEWLDRIHEDDVERVRAELDAHIAGDTSFFESEYRIMGGDGRYRWILSRGMVIRDASGHATRIAGSHTDLTRRGVHDALTGLPNRALFIERLSVVIDANRKRGDAPYGLLFIDLDRFKMVNDSFGHHVGDQLLVAVAQVLKECVRPGDQVARFGGDEFVILLEKLYDPTDACKVADRIAAKLAEPLHLDGKEIYASTSVGIVLGESHYKNAQEIIRDADTAMYRAKAIGGNRFRVFEPYMREAAVARMNLAMDLRTAVANDDFTSHYQPIMRLDTGELASFEALARWRHPERGYVAPEEFIPMAEELGVIGELGKKMMQRASMQLVEWIDLYGEALPLTMTVNLSAKQLAEPDLVEWIGSMLKQTRLAPTRLGLEVTESIIIEDFTWASEILTRLKELGVQICMDDFGTGYSSLNYLRQLPVDKLKIDQSFIRQLGKGRESTEIVRSIVDLARKLNIELIA